One window from the genome of Candidatus Nanopelagicales bacterium encodes:
- a CDS encoding GDP-L-fucose synthase: MSYRLPPDLPVYIAGHSGLVGSAVWRRLEGQGFTNLIGFRSPEVDLRDRDATFDAVTTARPEVVVVAAAKVGGILANSSSPVDFLNDNLRIQTNLFEAAFSAGVDRLLFLGSSCIYPKLAPQPIPESALLTGPLEPTNDAYAIAKISGIIAVKSYRHQFGVHWISAMPTNLYGPGDNFDPQTSHVLPALIRKLHDAAAAGDSEVELWGTGSPRREFLHTDDVASAVEHLLRHYDSDETINVGTGTDMTVAELAAIVAEVVGFSGAIKWDSSKPDGVRRKLLDVSRLRSLGWEPKVGLREGIAATYQWYVENQARR, from the coding sequence ATGTCCTATCGCCTGCCGCCTGACCTGCCCGTCTACATCGCAGGACACAGCGGCCTGGTCGGTTCGGCAGTCTGGCGGCGTCTTGAGGGCCAGGGATTCACGAACCTCATCGGCTTCCGGTCGCCCGAGGTCGATCTACGAGACCGCGACGCCACGTTCGACGCCGTCACGACCGCGCGGCCGGAGGTCGTTGTGGTGGCGGCGGCGAAAGTCGGCGGCATCCTTGCAAATTCGTCGTCACCAGTCGACTTCCTGAACGACAACCTGCGCATTCAGACCAACCTGTTCGAAGCGGCGTTCTCAGCCGGAGTGGACCGGTTGCTCTTCCTCGGGTCGTCCTGCATCTACCCCAAGCTGGCCCCGCAGCCGATTCCGGAGTCGGCCCTGCTGACCGGTCCACTCGAGCCCACCAACGATGCCTACGCCATCGCGAAGATCTCCGGGATCATCGCCGTGAAGTCGTATCGGCATCAGTTCGGCGTGCATTGGATTTCCGCTATGCCGACGAACCTCTACGGTCCCGGGGACAACTTCGATCCGCAGACCTCGCATGTGCTGCCCGCTTTGATTCGCAAGTTGCACGACGCGGCGGCGGCGGGCGATTCTGAAGTGGAGCTCTGGGGGACCGGCTCCCCGAGGAGGGAATTCCTGCACACCGACGATGTCGCCTCGGCGGTTGAGCATCTACTCCGGCACTACGACTCCGACGAGACAATCAACGTCGGGACCGGGACGGACATGACGGTCGCGGAGTTGGCTGCGATCGTGGCTGAGGTCGTCGGGTTCAGTGGAGCCATCAAGTGGGACTCATCCAAGCCCGACGGCGTGCGTCGCAAGCTTCTGGACGTCTCGCGGCTGCGGTCTCTTGGATGGGAGCCGAAGGTCGGACTCCGGGAGGGCATCGCGGCGACCTACCAGTGGTACGTCGAAAACCAGGCGCGGCGATGA
- the gmd gene encoding GDP-mannose 4,6-dehydratase, with the protein MGTSGRRALITGITGQDGSYLAELLLEKGYEVHGLIRRASTFNTARIDHLYTDPHDPESRLFLHYGDLTDASRLVTLLRKLEPSEVYHLAAQSHVRVSFDEPEFTGDVTGLATTRLLEAIRAADVPVRFYQASSSEMFGASPPPQSEDTPFYPRSPYGAAKVYSYWMARNYREAYGLFAVNGILFNHESPRRGETFVTRKISMAAARIAAGLQDELWLGNLHAARDWGYAKEYVEAMWRMLQVDDPDDYVVATGTSHTVRDFVEFAFEHAGLDWEKHVRFDDRYLRPTEVDYLVGDASKAETVLGWKPKTMAPDLAKLMVDADLAAL; encoded by the coding sequence ATGGGGACTTCAGGTCGGCGAGCCCTGATCACCGGCATCACTGGCCAGGACGGGTCGTACCTGGCGGAACTACTCTTGGAGAAGGGCTACGAGGTACACGGGCTCATCCGTCGCGCTTCAACGTTCAACACCGCGCGGATAGATCACCTGTACACCGACCCACACGACCCGGAATCCAGACTGTTCCTCCACTACGGCGATCTGACCGACGCATCGCGCCTTGTGACGCTGTTGCGGAAACTGGAGCCGAGCGAGGTGTACCACCTGGCTGCTCAGTCTCACGTCCGGGTGTCGTTCGACGAGCCAGAATTCACCGGTGACGTCACTGGGCTCGCCACTACGCGTCTGCTGGAGGCAATTCGCGCGGCCGACGTGCCTGTGCGGTTCTACCAGGCTTCCAGCTCGGAGATGTTCGGGGCTTCGCCGCCCCCTCAGTCGGAGGACACACCGTTCTATCCACGTTCTCCGTACGGGGCCGCGAAGGTGTACTCGTACTGGATGGCCCGCAACTACCGGGAAGCGTACGGCCTGTTCGCGGTGAACGGGATCCTGTTCAACCACGAGTCTCCCCGCCGGGGGGAGACGTTCGTGACGAGGAAGATCTCGATGGCGGCGGCTCGGATCGCCGCCGGGCTGCAGGACGAACTTTGGCTGGGGAATCTGCACGCGGCGCGTGACTGGGGCTACGCCAAGGAGTACGTCGAAGCCATGTGGCGAATGCTTCAGGTTGATGATCCAGACGACTACGTGGTGGCGACGGGCACGAGCCACACCGTCAGGGACTTCGTGGAGTTTGCGTTCGAGCACGCCGGTCTCGACTGGGAGAAGCACGTCAGGTTCGACGACCGGTACCTGCGTCCCACGGAGGTCGACTACTTGGTGGGTGACGCTTCAAAGGCCGAGACAGTGCTGGGGTGGAAGCCGAAGACCATGGCGCCGGACTTAGCGAAGCTAATGGTGGACGCAGACCTGGCTGCCCTCTAG
- a CDS encoding asparagine synthetase B, translated as MCGVCGATGRDDAARAYVADAASLLRHRGPDGESYSAEPYAFLGHTRLAIIDIAGGAQPFVSRDGRFSVVYNGEIYNHKSLRRTLDLECTACDGAVLPALWARFGTSSLDLLRGMFAICVSDRQDGTLTLAVDPLGLKPLYWCRAGDGSLRFASEMLAVARSLPSVTIDRPALSAYLDTGRFPLGSSGVSEIRRMLPGEWLRFSADGALVGRGQARIPITQGPSTWKAVVDEFIRSVELHLEADVPTGLMLSSGVDSAAIAWAASQLDMRVESFTVAMSGTNPESELACRIARRFGHAHTVLAADPDQALVDDFLQSIDRPTTDGLNTFLVCRAAARAGLKVILAGTGGDELLLGYPHHLRATRVDWPRRPSSHVSRAAARTLATLPLPRGRARARRYGEYGAPRSCEDVVRLARAAIPPSLRTRLLQAQPLPDPTGTPVQALVDGTAASRVTAAEFDQYLMPMLLADADTFSMANSVEERTPLVDAGFVSAIAALPQRQVGKGDFVAETADPELMAALTRPKVGFVLPMNQWMRSGPLAPSVQGAFGERSQVRGLLDRRALEAVHRQWLSGRSAWQSPWAIVVLDRWLEKIADVTAWQ; from the coding sequence ATGTGCGGAGTCTGCGGAGCGACAGGTCGTGACGACGCGGCACGGGCATACGTCGCCGACGCCGCCAGCCTGCTCCGCCACCGGGGCCCGGACGGGGAGTCGTATTCAGCCGAGCCCTACGCGTTTCTCGGGCACACGCGACTTGCGATCATCGACATTGCTGGAGGAGCGCAGCCATTCGTTTCTCGAGATGGCAGGTTTTCCGTCGTCTACAACGGCGAGATCTACAACCACAAGTCACTTCGCCGCACTCTCGATCTGGAATGCACGGCGTGTGACGGCGCGGTGCTGCCCGCCCTATGGGCAAGGTTCGGCACGAGCTCCCTCGATCTGCTGCGCGGTATGTTCGCGATCTGCGTCAGCGATCGTCAGGACGGGACCCTGACACTGGCAGTCGACCCACTGGGCTTGAAGCCGCTGTACTGGTGCCGTGCAGGCGATGGGTCGCTCCGGTTCGCATCCGAGATGCTCGCTGTGGCCCGCTCCCTGCCTTCCGTGACAATCGACCGGCCCGCGCTCAGCGCCTACCTCGACACGGGCAGGTTCCCCCTCGGGTCTTCGGGAGTGAGCGAGATCCGGCGCATGCTTCCAGGCGAATGGTTGCGGTTCTCGGCCGATGGCGCACTTGTTGGGCGCGGCCAGGCGCGAATCCCAATCACTCAGGGCCCTTCGACGTGGAAGGCAGTTGTCGACGAGTTCATTCGCTCGGTCGAACTGCACCTTGAGGCAGACGTTCCCACCGGGCTCATGCTGTCCTCAGGTGTGGATTCGGCAGCGATCGCTTGGGCAGCCAGCCAGCTCGACATGCGCGTAGAAAGCTTCACCGTCGCGATGTCCGGCACGAACCCCGAGAGCGAGCTAGCTTGCCGGATAGCCCGGCGCTTCGGCCACGCGCACACCGTCCTTGCCGCCGATCCCGATCAAGCTCTTGTTGATGACTTCCTGCAATCGATCGACAGACCGACAACGGACGGACTCAACACGTTCCTGGTGTGCCGAGCCGCCGCGCGGGCCGGCCTGAAAGTGATCCTCGCGGGCACAGGGGGCGATGAACTGCTCCTCGGCTATCCTCACCACCTCCGAGCAACCAGGGTCGACTGGCCCCGCCGGCCGAGCAGTCACGTCTCTCGGGCCGCGGCGCGGACACTGGCCACACTGCCCCTTCCCCGCGGCCGGGCACGCGCCCGGCGCTACGGGGAGTATGGTGCACCCCGCAGTTGCGAAGATGTGGTCCGGCTGGCTCGGGCCGCCATCCCCCCCTCGCTTCGCACCCGCCTGCTCCAGGCGCAGCCACTGCCGGACCCAACGGGAACGCCAGTCCAAGCCCTGGTCGATGGGACTGCCGCATCTCGGGTGACTGCGGCCGAGTTTGACCAGTATCTGATGCCGATGCTGCTGGCTGATGCCGACACGTTCTCGATGGCGAACAGCGTCGAGGAGCGAACTCCCCTCGTCGACGCAGGCTTCGTTTCGGCAATCGCTGCGCTCCCGCAGCGCCAGGTCGGCAAGGGCGACTTCGTAGCTGAAACCGCTGATCCCGAGCTGATGGCGGCCCTGACCCGCCCGAAAGTCGGATTCGTCCTCCCAATGAACCAATGGATGAGATCTGGACCGCTCGCCCCATCGGTGCAGGGGGCGTTTGGGGAGCGAAGCCAAGTGCGCGGACTCCTAGATCGGCGAGCACTGGAGGCCGTGCACCGACAGTGGCTCTCGGGGCGATCTGCATGGCAATCGCCCTGGGCGATTGTGGTGCTGGATCGGTGGCTCGAGAAGATTGCCGACGTGACGGCATGGCAGTGA
- a CDS encoding class I SAM-dependent methyltransferase, with the protein MKKSVDPLTITGSTQADNQAWWERHPMTYEDWGSSNEFDENDPASYKRVDEIFFERSRHFAHPGPGQSPFGALIDQEDVEGKRVLEIGCGMGSHAELLARGGAQLTAVDLTETAVRRTSKRLRLSGLDGTVLQVDASTLPFPDCSFDVVWSWGVIHHSVDPAAIVTEIYRVLEPGGRAKLMVYHRRSLRYFVRGGLQEGILRRRLRRESLHDINMSFTDGAIAHHYTRREARDMFGKFRDVRTAVYDGEEAAYLPGVGKRLRRIAPRQMMRVDEWLQKRCGWFLFIDATK; encoded by the coding sequence ATGAAGAAGTCTGTTGATCCGTTGACGATCACAGGATCGACACAGGCCGACAACCAGGCATGGTGGGAACGCCACCCAATGACTTATGAGGATTGGGGGAGTTCCAACGAGTTTGATGAGAATGATCCTGCCTCGTACAAACGCGTCGATGAGATCTTCTTCGAGCGCTCTCGGCACTTCGCGCATCCGGGACCTGGGCAATCCCCGTTTGGCGCTTTGATTGACCAGGAGGATGTCGAGGGGAAGAGAGTCCTGGAAATCGGTTGTGGAATGGGCAGCCACGCCGAGCTGCTTGCCCGGGGTGGGGCTCAGCTCACGGCGGTTGATCTGACTGAAACGGCTGTGCGGAGGACCAGCAAGCGACTCCGTCTCAGCGGGCTGGACGGGACGGTTCTTCAGGTCGACGCTTCCACCCTTCCCTTCCCCGATTGCAGCTTCGACGTCGTTTGGTCATGGGGTGTGATCCACCACTCGGTCGACCCGGCGGCGATTGTCACAGAGATCTACAGGGTTCTGGAACCTGGCGGAAGGGCGAAGCTCATGGTGTACCACCGGCGCAGTCTTCGCTACTTCGTTCGAGGCGGACTTCAGGAGGGGATTCTCCGGCGGCGCCTCAGGCGCGAATCCCTGCATGACATCAACATGTCGTTTACTGATGGCGCAATCGCTCACCACTACACGAGGCGTGAGGCGCGCGACATGTTCGGGAAGTTCCGCGATGTCAGGACTGCGGTGTACGACGGCGAGGAAGCTGCCTACCTGCCTGGCGTCGGCAAGCGGCTGCGTCGGATCGCACCGCGGCAGATGATGCGCGTGGATGAATGGCTGCAAAAGCGCTGCGGATGGTTCCTCTTCATAGACGCGACGAAGTGA
- a CDS encoding O-antigen ligase family protein, whose translation MLSSASEAVYLALDLGVLASIVVALLLIVSKAPRLALTIFLAAMLLENNQHFYLLVRLEFGPINVYPSDVFAVAFLVVGLSRLHHAQVRAWARRIGLALTAMVGVGVLSWVTTVGLEAGVNQWRPWILSVAVFWWSATMPGGWSWAKLRPIVWMGFIASGLQAYGLATEGLGSATVIYSRPLFSSAALLMLVALFVLAHTPDVAISVRTVGVVWLGAAVLLAQHRSVWLGALVMTAVAALEMIQHNRKKLELVTLGAFMAMCAILILAYLVSTQPELGASATNTGNLDWRNDQWSTLLEIPRSMLEWLLGSTFGPTNVTDVSSLYYVQRSAHSMYVEAITAVGIIGALLLVAMLIVGLTSRGMRLSTWTTIVAAGLGAFGFVYQWPGWSWLIFGIAASTARPQAATSAPGPGDQIHRTPSRVTSRTNGS comes from the coding sequence ATGCTATCCAGCGCCAGCGAGGCTGTCTACCTAGCACTCGACTTGGGTGTGCTGGCTTCGATCGTCGTTGCGTTGCTCCTCATTGTCTCAAAGGCTCCGCGTCTGGCGCTAACGATCTTCCTAGCAGCGATGCTGCTGGAGAACAACCAGCACTTCTACTTGCTAGTGCGTTTGGAGTTCGGTCCCATCAACGTGTACCCAAGCGACGTGTTTGCGGTCGCCTTTCTCGTTGTCGGCCTGTCACGCCTCCATCACGCCCAGGTTCGGGCTTGGGCCCGGCGAATCGGACTGGCGTTGACTGCCATGGTGGGTGTGGGTGTGTTGTCGTGGGTTACCACAGTGGGCCTTGAGGCCGGGGTGAACCAGTGGCGCCCTTGGATCCTCTCCGTAGCGGTCTTCTGGTGGTCCGCGACAATGCCAGGCGGCTGGTCGTGGGCGAAGTTGCGACCAATCGTCTGGATGGGCTTCATTGCTAGCGGCCTTCAAGCTTACGGGTTGGCCACGGAGGGCCTCGGCTCTGCCACCGTGATCTACTCTCGACCGTTGTTCTCAAGTGCAGCTCTGCTGATGCTGGTGGCACTGTTCGTGCTCGCCCATACGCCGGACGTGGCGATTTCAGTCCGAACCGTTGGAGTTGTCTGGCTGGGGGCTGCCGTCCTGCTGGCACAGCACCGCTCGGTCTGGCTTGGCGCACTCGTCATGACGGCAGTCGCCGCCCTCGAGATGATTCAACACAACCGCAAGAAGCTGGAACTGGTGACCCTCGGCGCCTTCATGGCAATGTGCGCCATCCTTATCCTTGCGTACTTGGTGTCGACCCAACCCGAGCTGGGAGCCTCAGCCACCAACACTGGAAATCTCGACTGGCGGAATGACCAATGGTCGACCCTTCTGGAAATCCCACGATCAATGTTGGAGTGGCTCCTGGGAAGCACGTTTGGGCCGACAAACGTCACAGACGTGTCGAGTTTGTACTACGTGCAACGTTCTGCGCACAGTATGTACGTAGAAGCCATCACAGCAGTGGGAATCATCGGCGCTTTGCTGCTTGTCGCAATGCTCATCGTCGGCTTGACATCGCGGGGGATGAGGCTCTCGACGTGGACGACGATCGTCGCTGCCGGGTTGGGGGCCTTTGGATTCGTCTATCAGTGGCCAGGCTGGTCATGGCTGATTTTCGGGATCGCCGCTTCCACTGCGCGACCGCAGGCGGCAACATCGGCGCCTGGGCCTGGCGATCAGATCCATCGGACTCCGAGCCGCGTGACTTCACGGACCAACGGTTCCTAG
- the pseB gene encoding UDP-N-acetylglucosamine 4,6-dehydratase (inverting): MSGLIGARILITGGSGSFGRAFTRYALDNLEPERLAIFSRDELKQYEMRAQFDGDERLRFFIGDIRDRDRLTRALHGVDYVVHAAALKQVDTAEYNPFEYVRTNVLGSQNVVEAAIDAGVAKVVALSTDKASSPVNLYGATKLTSDKLLVAANNYGYAYGTRFSVVRYGNVVGSRGSVIPFFRDLAARGEKIPVTDSRMTRFWITLPQAVQFVVDSFDAMEGGELYVPRIPSMRVVDLAAAIAPESDVYEIGIRPGEKLHEEMISTDDARRTVFLKDRYVVTPALAEWGFRSAAGEPVAEGFSYRSDNNDIWLDVPKLRTMVDELDS; encoded by the coding sequence ATGAGTGGTCTGATCGGTGCTCGTATTCTGATTACTGGCGGTTCTGGATCGTTCGGAAGAGCCTTCACTCGATACGCGCTGGACAATCTGGAGCCTGAGCGACTCGCAATCTTTTCGCGTGACGAACTCAAGCAGTACGAGATGCGAGCTCAGTTCGACGGCGATGAACGCCTGCGCTTCTTCATCGGCGACATTCGGGACCGCGATCGATTGACACGCGCCTTGCACGGCGTTGACTACGTTGTGCACGCTGCGGCCTTGAAGCAAGTTGACACTGCTGAGTACAACCCGTTCGAGTACGTGCGCACGAACGTTCTCGGCTCGCAGAACGTAGTTGAGGCGGCGATCGACGCCGGAGTCGCTAAGGTCGTCGCCCTCTCGACGGACAAGGCCTCGTCCCCGGTGAACCTGTACGGCGCTACCAAGCTCACGTCCGACAAGCTCCTCGTCGCCGCGAACAACTACGGATACGCATATGGCACGCGGTTCTCGGTCGTCCGCTACGGCAACGTCGTCGGAAGCCGCGGATCGGTGATCCCCTTCTTCCGCGACCTCGCGGCGCGCGGAGAGAAGATCCCGGTAACTGATTCTCGGATGACGCGGTTCTGGATTACCCTTCCCCAAGCGGTTCAGTTCGTGGTGGACTCCTTCGATGCGATGGAGGGGGGTGAGCTCTACGTGCCGCGCATTCCCAGCATGCGTGTCGTTGATCTAGCCGCTGCCATCGCGCCCGAATCGGACGTCTACGAGATCGGAATCCGCCCAGGCGAGAAACTTCATGAGGAGATGATCTCAACAGACGATGCCCGGAGAACGGTCTTCCTCAAGGACCGGTATGTCGTGACGCCTGCGCTGGCGGAGTGGGGGTTCCGGTCCGCCGCCGGCGAGCCAGTAGCTGAAGGCTTCTCCTACCGGTCGGACAACAACGACATCTGGCTCGATGTCCCGAAACTGCGGACGATGGTCGACGAACTGGACAGCTAG
- a CDS encoding ABC transporter ATP-binding protein: MTVWEAIRSSLRLLSHRDRRLLAVAAGLQMATSILDLLGVLLFGLVGILAASSVQGSPPPSYVENVANSLGLVDASTDTLTAIAGLTAAALLLLKSGVSILIIRRVLRFLASRCAAVSARLGATLLARPILEVQARPSQEIAYALSAGVIAAISGILGNSVIVITEATLLILLGGALLIVSPLVALAAIGYFALVAILLQRLLGTWAARVGRMVAAADIASTATVQEAINSYREVSVSNRRSFYSDRFRELRQESARGNSDGQFIVQLPKYVLEAALVFGATALAVTQFLMQDAMTAVGTLALFLAAGTRVMPSIMRLQASTTGIRAASGSAETTYALAASLEWATQPEVHSPEPQAIREQIQRESRDLVPNLEVSEVTLNYPGAGAAALHSVSITVDAGSSLALVGATGSGKSTLADVILGVLRPESGSVTIGGLAPEQAVVKWPGGIGYVPQEVALSNGTVRDNVALGLPRAAIDDERVWRALDSAHIAEFLRSSREGLDTRIGEHGVRLSGGQRQRLGIARALYTGPRLLVLDEATSALDAETEQAIAETFESLEGEVTLVTVAHRLATIRHADEVIYLEHGRVLARGTFKEVRRAVPRFDRQAELLGL; the protein is encoded by the coding sequence GTGACCGTCTGGGAGGCAATCCGCTCTTCCCTGCGACTGCTCTCGCACAGGGATCGACGGCTACTGGCAGTGGCTGCGGGCCTTCAGATGGCAACGTCGATTCTCGATCTACTGGGAGTGCTGCTCTTCGGTCTCGTCGGGATTCTGGCGGCATCGAGCGTTCAGGGATCGCCTCCGCCCTCTTACGTTGAGAATGTCGCGAACTCCCTTGGGCTGGTCGATGCCAGCACCGACACCCTGACGGCGATAGCTGGCTTGACAGCTGCCGCGCTGCTGCTCCTGAAGAGCGGAGTCTCGATCCTCATCATCCGCCGAGTTCTTCGATTCCTGGCTAGCCGCTGCGCCGCAGTGTCGGCTCGATTGGGCGCCACGTTGCTGGCTCGCCCGATACTGGAGGTCCAGGCGCGACCGAGCCAGGAGATCGCCTATGCGCTGAGCGCTGGCGTGATCGCTGCCATCAGCGGGATTCTGGGTAACAGCGTAATCGTGATAACCGAAGCGACTCTGCTGATACTGCTTGGTGGTGCCCTTCTCATCGTGAGTCCGTTGGTCGCCTTGGCCGCGATTGGATATTTCGCGCTAGTCGCGATTCTCCTGCAGCGTCTACTCGGAACGTGGGCGGCTCGCGTCGGACGAATGGTCGCCGCAGCCGACATCGCCTCCACAGCGACCGTTCAGGAGGCCATCAATTCGTACCGCGAAGTGTCGGTCTCTAATCGACGGAGCTTCTACAGCGACAGATTCCGCGAACTCCGGCAGGAGTCGGCCCGTGGCAATTCCGATGGGCAGTTCATCGTGCAGCTTCCGAAGTACGTGCTTGAGGCCGCGCTCGTGTTTGGGGCCACTGCTCTGGCAGTGACGCAGTTCCTGATGCAGGACGCCATGACGGCTGTCGGAACCCTAGCGTTGTTCCTGGCGGCGGGTACTCGGGTGATGCCGTCGATCATGCGTCTGCAGGCATCGACGACTGGCATTCGGGCTGCGTCAGGGTCAGCCGAGACAACCTACGCGCTGGCGGCCTCACTAGAGTGGGCGACCCAGCCGGAAGTGCATTCGCCGGAGCCGCAGGCCATCCGAGAGCAGATCCAGCGGGAGAGCCGCGACCTTGTGCCGAACTTGGAAGTCTCGGAAGTGACGCTGAACTACCCCGGAGCAGGGGCGGCAGCGCTGCACAGCGTGAGTATCACGGTCGACGCAGGCTCATCGCTGGCGCTGGTCGGCGCGACGGGGTCGGGCAAGTCGACATTGGCGGATGTCATTCTCGGGGTGCTGCGCCCTGAAAGTGGCTCTGTCACGATCGGCGGGCTCGCGCCCGAGCAGGCGGTGGTGAAGTGGCCCGGCGGCATTGGCTACGTACCACAGGAGGTCGCGCTTTCCAACGGCACGGTGCGGGACAACGTGGCGCTCGGTCTTCCACGTGCGGCAATCGATGATGAGCGCGTTTGGCGAGCTTTGGACAGCGCTCACATCGCGGAGTTCCTTCGATCATCCCGAGAGGGGCTGGACACTCGGATAGGTGAGCATGGTGTACGCCTGAGCGGCGGTCAGCGGCAGCGACTCGGAATCGCCCGTGCTCTGTATACGGGGCCTCGACTGCTGGTCCTCGACGAGGCGACGAGCGCACTCGACGCCGAGACCGAGCAGGCAATCGCGGAGACCTTCGAATCCCTCGAGGGGGAGGTGACCCTAGTTACAGTCGCTCACCGTCTGGCGACCATCAGGCATGCCGACGAAGTCATCTACCTGGAGCACGGCCGGGTTCTGGCTCGCGGCACTTTCAAAGAGGTGCGCCGCGCCGTGCCGCGCTTCGACCGCCAGGCAGAGCTGCTCGGGCTCTGA
- a CDS encoding glycosyltransferase family 4 protein, with the protein MRITLVGPTEPRLLLDRTDAPPGQRAPAVAQLALGLLAAGADVTVVTLCPSVKAPWVRSSGHMTVRVAPSRFRARDLVSNAWRPERAALAREIRLSDPDVVHAHWTYEFALAAQDTGLRRVITIRDAPGTIFRYFRDPYRAARWAIAGIVARRGGVFIANSPYVAKAFSRQVWYRKEIHVIPNGLTDGLLLECRPYQARDSMDLLVIADQSRRKNVVSALHAQHLLEQRGSNSTLTVIGDGLDQGFLDLMAAEARPRSVRMLARQPRPAVRDAIKSCDVIIHPALEESFGNVLLEGMAAGRPIVAGERSGGAPWVVGPAGLLVDVRRPEEIANAVEHLQANPSMAAQMGHRGRSRVLERFTSERITAEHLALYGRLLERQS; encoded by the coding sequence GTGAGGATCACGCTCGTCGGGCCGACTGAGCCACGACTCCTCCTCGATCGAACTGATGCACCGCCGGGGCAACGAGCACCCGCAGTTGCCCAACTGGCTCTCGGTCTCCTGGCCGCGGGCGCCGACGTCACGGTGGTCACCCTTTGCCCGTCTGTCAAAGCGCCATGGGTCAGATCGAGCGGGCACATGACTGTGCGGGTCGCCCCAAGCAGGTTCCGGGCGCGCGACCTGGTTTCCAATGCTTGGCGACCCGAACGGGCAGCGCTGGCACGCGAAATACGCTTGTCTGATCCAGACGTCGTACACGCACACTGGACATACGAATTCGCGCTCGCAGCGCAGGACACGGGGCTGCGGCGGGTCATCACCATCAGGGACGCCCCCGGAACGATCTTCCGCTACTTCCGGGACCCGTACCGAGCGGCACGGTGGGCGATTGCCGGCATTGTCGCCCGAAGAGGCGGCGTGTTCATCGCTAACTCACCCTATGTCGCCAAGGCGTTCAGCCGCCAGGTCTGGTATCGGAAGGAGATCCATGTAATCCCCAACGGGTTGACCGACGGCCTTCTGCTCGAGTGTCGGCCATACCAGGCGCGCGATTCGATGGACCTGCTCGTCATTGCCGATCAGAGCCGGCGCAAGAACGTCGTTTCGGCGCTACATGCCCAACACTTGCTCGAGCAGCGCGGATCGAACTCAACGCTGACCGTCATCGGCGATGGCTTGGACCAGGGATTCCTTGATCTCATGGCGGCAGAAGCCAGGCCTAGAAGCGTGCGCATGTTGGCTCGCCAGCCACGGCCTGCCGTGCGAGACGCGATCAAGAGCTGCGACGTAATCATCCACCCAGCCCTTGAGGAGTCGTTCGGGAACGTCCTCCTCGAAGGCATGGCCGCAGGACGGCCGATCGTGGCTGGGGAGCGCTCAGGTGGGGCGCCATGGGTGGTCGGACCCGCAGGGCTCCTGGTCGATGTACGTCGCCCGGAGGAGATCGCGAATGCCGTGGAGCACCTGCAAGCGAACCCATCGATGGCAGCACAGATGGGCCATCGTGGCCGGTCGCGAGTACTGGAACGGTTCACGTCCGAGCGGATCACGGCAGAACATCTCGCTCTCTACGGGCGACTACTGGAGCGCCAATCGTGA
- a CDS encoding GNAT family N-acetyltransferase: MAHWEPVGSPRVWVRNFTVLDISEEYLGALNDREHMKFSDQRLLRHDAASCRRYLASFDGTPNLFLAVEDRSSGDLVGTITAYVDPDTRTADIGILVFPRRSGTGVGTDAWRLVIHELMRSMRISEVTAGTAAGNLAMRRLIDACGMSPRRGLGLDVGRSDADSGCETLYFSTKATDSREEPS, encoded by the coding sequence ATGGCGCATTGGGAGCCGGTTGGAAGCCCTCGTGTCTGGGTTAGGAACTTCACTGTGCTGGACATCAGCGAGGAGTATCTGGGGGCTCTGAACGACCGAGAGCACATGAAGTTTAGTGACCAGCGCCTTCTGCGTCATGACGCAGCCAGTTGTCGACGGTATCTGGCGTCCTTCGACGGGACGCCGAACTTGTTCCTGGCCGTGGAAGATCGTTCGTCAGGGGATCTGGTCGGGACCATCACTGCCTACGTCGATCCTGACACGAGGACTGCTGACATCGGGATTCTGGTCTTCCCGCGCCGATCGGGGACTGGAGTCGGGACCGACGCTTGGCGTCTCGTGATCCATGAACTGATGAGGTCTATGCGAATCTCGGAGGTGACCGCGGGAACTGCCGCGGGGAACCTGGCGATGCGCAGGCTGATAGACGCATGCGGAATGAGCCCCCGGCGTGGTCTTGGGCTAGATGTAGGCAGGTCGGACGCTGATTCCGGTTGCGAGACCCTCTACTTCTCGACCAAGGCGACAGACAGCCGAGAAGAACCCAGCTAG